The following proteins come from a genomic window of Populus nigra chromosome 6, ddPopNigr1.1, whole genome shotgun sequence:
- the LOC133696766 gene encoding serine/threonine receptor-like kinase NFP: MTAKSHLVFSLLFFIYYSTILHHLQAQPSTEGFTCTANQSSFPCQTYAFYRATAPNFLDLSSIGDLFSVSRLMISKPSNISSPASPLIPNQPLFVPLSCSCNTMNGTSISFANITYTIKPNDTFYLVSTEYFGNLTTYQSVELVNPTLIPTLLQIGVEVIFPIFCKCPNQTQLQNKVNYLVSYVFQPSDNLSSVASTFGVETQSIVDANGNNIKPFDTIFIPVNQLPQLAQPTVFPSLAPSGKTQRKGLIIGLAVGLGIAGLLLVFVSGVCFYRDGVLKKRRDFERDDQEKQRMQFNGGRKGLQDIEVNLMADVSDCLDKYRVFKIDELKEATDGFGENCLIEGSVFKGSINGETYAIKKMKWDACEELKILQKVNHGNLVKLEGFCIDPEDANCYLVYEYIDNGSLHSWLHGNEKEKLSWKTRLRIAIDVANGLQYIHEHTRPRVVHKDIRSRNILLDSSMRAKIANFGLAKSGYNAITMHIVGTQGYIAPEYLADGVVSTRMDVFSFGVVLLELISGKEAIDEEGKVLWAEASGILQGNVEERKVKRLTPWMDKVLLEQSCLMESVMNAMVVAIACLHRDPSKRPSMVDIVYALCKTDDLFFDISEDVLSDPQVMAR; this comes from the exons ATGACAGCCAAATCCCATCTAgtcttctctctcctcttttttaTCTATTACAGTACTATCCTCCACCATTTGCAAGCCCAACCAAGCACCGAAGGATTCACCTGCACAGCCAATCAGAGTTCCTTTCCATGCCAAACCTATGCCTTCTACCGGGCTACAGCTCCTAACTTCCTTGACCTTTCCTCAATCGGTGACCTTTTCTCGGTTAGCCGCCTTATGATATCAAAACCAAGTAACATCTCCTCTCCAGCCTCTCCTCTCATCCCCAATCAACCCTTGTTTGTCCCTTTATCATGTTCTTGCAACACCATGAATGGCACTAGTATCTCCTTTGCAAACATCACATATACCATAAAGCCAAATGACACTTTCTACCTTGTCTCAACTGAATACTTCGGAAACCTTACTACCTACCAGTCTGTTGAACTTGTTAACCCTACGCTTATCCCCACACTACTCCAAATAGGAGTAGAAGTGATCTTTCCAATATTTTGCAAGTGTCCTAATCAAACTCAATTGCAAAACAAGGTGAATTATCTGGTATCTTATGTGTTTCAGCCTTCTGATAACTTATCATCAGTTGCTTCAACATTTGGAGTCGAAACACAATCTATTGTGGATGCTAATGGCAATAACATAAAGCCTTTTGATACCATATTCATACCAGTAAATCAACTTCCACAACTGGCACAACCTACGGTTTTTCCTTCTTTGGCGCCTTCTGGGAAGACTCAGAGGAAAGGTTTGATCATAGGATTAGCAGTTGGACTAGGAATTGCCGGGCTTTTGTTGGTCTTCGTAAGCGGGGTTTGTTTTTATAGAGACGGTGTATTGAAGAAGAGAAGGGATTTTGAGAGAGATGATCAGGAGAAGCAGAGGATGCAGTTCAATGGAGGAAGGAAAGGGTTGCAGGATATAGAAGTGAATTTGATGGCAGATGTTTCAGATTGCTTGGATAAGTACAGGGTCTTTAAGATTGATGAACTGAAAGAAGCTACTGATGGGTTCGGTGAGAATTGCTTGATTGAAGGATCTGTGTTTAAAGGGTCCATAAATGGAGAGACCTATGCCATCAAGAAGATGAAGTGGGATGCCTGTGAGGAGCTCAAGATATTGCAGAAG GTAAACCATGGCAACTTGGTGAAGCTAGAAGGCTTTTGCATAGACCCTGAGGATGCAAATTGCTATCTGGTCTACGAGTACATCGACAATGGCTCTCTGCATTCGTGGTTGCATGGTAACGAGAAAGAAAAACTAAGCTGGAAAACAAGGTTACGCATTGCAATTGACGTTGCAAATGGTCTCCAATACATCCATGAGCACACTAGGCCAAGGGTTGTACACAAAGACATTAGAAGCAGAAACATTCTCTTAGACTCGAGCATGAGAGCCAAAATTGCCAACTTTGGACTGGCAAAATCAGGCTACAATGCCATAACAATGCACATTGTCGGCACCCAAGGCTACATTGCACCTGAATATTTAGCTGACGGTGTGGTGTCAACAAGAATGGATGTTTTCTCATTTGGTGTGGTTTTGCTTGAGCTAATCTCAGGCAAAGAAGCAATTGACGAAGAAGGCAAGGTTTTGTGGGCAGAAGCTAGTGGAATTTTGCAGGGAAATGTTGAAGAGAGGAAGGTGAAGAGATTGACACCATGGATGGATAAGGTTCTATTAGAGCAGTCATGCTTAATGGAGAGTGTAATGAATGCAATGGTTGTTGCAATTGCTTGCTTGCATAGAGATCCATCAAAGAGGCCCAGCATGGTGGATATTGTTTATGCCTTGTGTAAGACTGATGATCTGTTTTTTGACATCTCAGAAGACGTATTGTCAGACCCTCAGGTAATGGCAAGATaa